A genomic window from Corallincola holothuriorum includes:
- a CDS encoding YrhB domain-containing protein, with amino-acid sequence MQALCAIEPMTKEEALKLVEVELGRAKDKCNPIDCVVLEKKTIEKPWGWVFFYQSKEYVETGNFIYMLGGNAPYIVNRHTGELSETGTCEPIEYYIEEYEKSLPRGT; translated from the coding sequence ATGCAGGCGTTATGTGCCATAGAACCTATGACGAAAGAAGAAGCATTGAAGCTCGTTGAAGTTGAATTAGGAAGAGCTAAAGATAAGTGCAACCCAATTGATTGTGTTGTCTTAGAGAAGAAAACCATCGAAAAACCATGGGGCTGGGTGTTCTTTTATCAAAGTAAGGAATATGTAGAGACTGGGAACTTTATTTATATGTTAGGGGGCAATGCTCCGTACATTGTAAACAGACACACTGGTGAGTTAAGTGAAACTGGTACATGCGAGCCTATCGAGTATTACATCGAAGAATATGAAAAGTCTTTGCCACGAGGCACATAA
- a CDS encoding flavin reductase has protein sequence MFVNGVGVVLCGSAEDYVGMSIAWLTKVEKDHVLISVPKGALGTEKLLEEGRFTLSLLAETQTEIARQFGGSKQKVAVEKDQTFLFSTDWGTPAVGECSGVFLCEVISSSELNDQVLVTAQLSGPVAATELSPLVFRKSDFFA, from the coding sequence ATGTTTGTAAATGGAGTTGGTGTAGTCCTTTGTGGAAGTGCAGAAGACTATGTCGGTATGTCTATCGCGTGGCTTACGAAGGTTGAAAAGGATCATGTTCTGATCTCAGTACCTAAAGGCGCACTAGGTACTGAAAAACTACTAGAAGAAGGCCGGTTCACGCTTAGTCTTTTAGCTGAAACTCAAACCGAAATTGCACGCCAATTTGGTGGCAGCAAGCAGAAAGTTGCAGTGGAGAAAGATCAGACTTTTTTGTTTTCAACTGACTGGGGTACGCCGGCTGTTGGCGAGTGTAGCGGGGTATTTCTTTGCGAAGTAATAAGTTCTTCTGAACTAAATGATCAAGTGTTGGTTACAGCGCAATTATCTGGGCCTGTTGCTGCCACAGAACTGAGCCCGCTGGTTTTTCGTAAATCAGACTTCTTCGCTTAG